One stretch of Streptomyces sp. NBC_01142 DNA includes these proteins:
- a CDS encoding HNH endonuclease signature motif containing protein — protein MVVSPYTRERLAEAADSSRTLSEALTKLGVDPKGSRRSYVRERMRKLGIDTSHFEREGTRWTRDILESTVAVSTSVYEVLRRLGLDVVGGQHTHISRRIRALGIDTSHFTPHARTERTRNDRRRRTAAEILVEEQSATARRVPGERLKRALLELGIAESCAICAIKSEWLGRPLPLEVDHVDGNWRNNRIENLRLLCPNCHSTTDTYRGRGKVRRAGIPRPSRLGDEYR, from the coding sequence ATGGTGGTCAGTCCATACACACGGGAGCGCCTGGCCGAGGCCGCCGATTCGTCGCGGACACTGTCCGAGGCGCTGACAAAACTCGGGGTGGACCCCAAGGGCTCGCGCCGTTCCTACGTTCGCGAGCGCATGAGGAAGTTGGGTATCGACACCTCACACTTCGAGCGCGAAGGCACGCGCTGGACGAGAGACATCCTGGAGTCCACTGTCGCCGTGTCGACCAGCGTGTACGAGGTGTTGCGGCGGCTCGGTCTTGATGTCGTGGGCGGTCAGCACACACATATCAGCCGTCGCATACGAGCCCTTGGGATCGATACGTCCCACTTCACACCGCATGCGCGAACAGAGCGAACGCGGAACGACAGGCGCCGCAGGACAGCCGCCGAAATCCTGGTCGAGGAACAATCAGCGACCGCTCGCCGCGTACCCGGCGAGCGGCTCAAGAGAGCACTGCTCGAACTCGGCATCGCCGAATCCTGCGCCATCTGTGCAATCAAGTCCGAATGGCTGGGCCGCCCGCTGCCGCTCGAGGTGGATCACGTCGATGGCAACTGGCGAAACAATCGCATCGAGAATCTGCGGCTCCTGTGCCCAAACTGCCACTCGACCACGGACACCTACCGGGGGCGCGGCAAGGTGCGCAGAGCCGGCATTCCCCGGCCATCGCGTCTCGGCGACGAGTACCGATGA
- the bcp gene encoding thioredoxin-dependent thiol peroxidase has protein sequence MSERLQPGDTAPAFTLPDADGNEVSLADHKGRKVIVYFYPAALTPGCTKQACDFTDNLELLTGAGYDVIGVSPDKPEKLAKFREQESLKVTLVGDPSKETLEAYGAFGEKKLYGKTVTGVIRSTVVVDEEGKVERALYNVKATGHVAKIIKDLGI, from the coding sequence ATGAGCGAGCGACTCCAGCCCGGCGACACCGCCCCCGCCTTCACCCTGCCCGACGCGGACGGCAACGAGGTCTCGCTCGCGGACCACAAGGGCCGGAAGGTCATCGTCTACTTCTACCCGGCGGCCCTGACGCCCGGCTGCACCAAGCAGGCCTGTGACTTCACGGACAACCTGGAGCTGCTGACGGGCGCGGGCTACGACGTGATCGGCGTATCCCCGGACAAGCCGGAGAAGCTGGCGAAGTTCCGCGAGCAGGAGAGCCTGAAGGTCACGCTGGTCGGCGACCCGTCGAAGGAGACGCTGGAGGCGTACGGCGCGTTCGGCGAGAAGAAGCTGTACGGCAAGACGGTGACGGGCGTGATCCGCTCGACGGTCGTCGTCGACGAGGAGGGCAAGGTCGAACGCGCGCTGTACAACGTGAAGGCCACCGGCCACGTCGCCAAGATCATCAAGGACCTCGGCATCTGA
- a CDS encoding HNH endonuclease produces the protein MKQRRQYTQELLAEAAAQCSDADEVIAFFGTTPYERLGRYLMSRFSHYGIDVSHFSPAGGGQRPSTADLRQAVAESVSIAETLRLLGRPDNRSQRALLHRWTTGDGLDTGHFLGQAHQRGKAGPTPVRAATDVLVKHNGKRRPRAAMLRRALHEIGVAEQCAMCGTGPVWNGMPMTLEVDHISGDWSDDRVENLRLLCPNCHAVTSTWCRGGRRRRAL, from the coding sequence ATGAAGCAACGCAGGCAGTACACGCAAGAGTTGCTGGCCGAAGCCGCAGCACAGTGCAGCGACGCCGATGAGGTCATCGCGTTCTTCGGCACCACTCCGTATGAACGTCTCGGCCGCTATCTGATGAGCCGCTTCAGCCACTACGGCATCGACGTCTCGCACTTCTCACCCGCAGGAGGGGGCCAACGGCCCTCCACAGCGGACCTGAGACAGGCCGTGGCCGAGTCTGTCTCCATCGCCGAGACGCTGAGACTGCTCGGCCGCCCGGACAACCGGAGCCAACGGGCTCTGCTGCACCGCTGGACGACCGGGGACGGGCTGGACACGGGGCACTTCTTGGGCCAGGCCCATCAGCGGGGGAAGGCCGGCCCAACCCCGGTCAGGGCCGCCACGGATGTGCTGGTCAAGCACAACGGCAAGCGCCGCCCCCGCGCAGCGATGCTGCGAAGAGCACTGCACGAGATCGGCGTTGCCGAACAGTGCGCCATGTGCGGTACCGGCCCAGTCTGGAACGGTATGCCCATGACCCTGGAGGTCGACCACATCAGCGGCGACTGGAGCGACGACAGGGTCGAGAACCTTCGGCTGCTCTGCCCCAACTGCCACGCCGTCACCAGCACGTGGTGTCGGGGAGGCCGGCGCCGAAGAGCCCTTTGA
- the rph gene encoding ribonuclease PH: MSRIDGRTPEQLRPVTIERGWSKHAEGSVLISFGDTKVFCTASFTEGVPRWRKGSGEGWVTSEYSMLPRSTNTRGDRESVRGKIGGRTHEISRLIGRSLRAVIDYKALGENTIVLDCDVLQADGGTRTAAITGAYVALADAVAWAQGKKIVKAGRQPLTGTVAAVSVGIVDGIPLLDLCYEEDVRADTDMNVVCTGDGRFVEVQGTAEAEPFDRKELNALLDLATGGCADLAAIQREVLG; this comes from the coding sequence ATGTCTCGAATCGACGGCCGCACCCCCGAACAGCTCCGCCCGGTCACCATCGAACGCGGATGGAGCAAGCACGCCGAGGGCTCCGTCCTCATCTCCTTCGGCGACACCAAAGTCTTCTGCACCGCGTCCTTCACCGAAGGCGTCCCGCGCTGGCGCAAGGGCAGCGGCGAAGGCTGGGTCACCTCCGAGTACTCGATGCTGCCGCGCTCCACCAACACCCGCGGCGACCGCGAATCCGTACGCGGCAAGATCGGCGGCCGCACCCACGAGATCAGCCGTCTCATCGGCCGCTCGCTGCGCGCCGTCATCGACTACAAGGCCCTCGGCGAGAACACCATCGTCCTCGACTGCGACGTCCTCCAGGCCGACGGCGGTACGCGTACGGCCGCGATCACCGGCGCGTACGTCGCCCTCGCCGACGCCGTCGCCTGGGCCCAGGGCAAGAAGATCGTCAAAGCCGGCCGCCAGCCGCTCACCGGCACCGTCGCCGCCGTCAGCGTCGGCATCGTCGACGGCATCCCGCTGCTCGACCTCTGCTACGAGGAAGACGTGCGCGCCGATACCGACATGAACGTCGTCTGCACCGGCGACGGCCGCTTCGTCGAGGTGCAGGGCACCGCCGAGGCCGAGCCCTTCGACCGCAAGGAGCTCAACGCCCTCCTCGACCTGGCCACCGGCGGCTGCGCCGACCTCGCCGCGATCCAGCGCGAGGTGCTCGGGTAA
- the rdgB gene encoding RdgB/HAM1 family non-canonical purine NTP pyrophosphatase, with translation MTRLILATRNAGKITELKAILADAGLPHDLVGAEAYPDIPDVRETGVTFAENALLKAHALARATGLPAVADDSGLCVDVLGGAPGIFSARWAGRHGDDTANLNLLLAQLADIDEAHRGAHFACAAALVLPDGTERVVEGRLLGSLRHSPSGTGGFGYDPILQPEGETRTCAELTPAEKNAISHRGKAFRALVPVVRELLG, from the coding sequence ATGACCCGTCTGATTCTCGCCACCCGCAACGCCGGGAAAATCACCGAACTCAAGGCCATCCTCGCCGACGCGGGCCTGCCCCACGACCTCGTCGGCGCGGAGGCCTACCCCGACATCCCCGATGTCAGGGAAACCGGCGTCACCTTCGCCGAGAACGCACTCCTCAAGGCCCACGCCCTGGCCCGGGCGACCGGCCTCCCGGCCGTCGCCGACGACTCCGGCCTCTGCGTCGACGTCCTCGGCGGCGCGCCCGGCATCTTCTCCGCGCGCTGGGCAGGCCGTCACGGCGACGACACCGCCAACCTGAACCTGCTGCTCGCCCAGCTCGCCGACATCGACGAGGCGCACCGGGGAGCCCACTTCGCGTGCGCGGCGGCCCTGGTGCTCCCGGACGGCACGGAGAGGGTGGTGGAGGGCCGACTGCTCGGCAGCCTGCGGCACAGCCCCTCGGGCACGGGCGGCTTCGGCTACGACCCGATCCTCCAGCCGGAGGGCGAGACGCGTACCTGCGCGGAGCTGACTCCCGCGGAGAAGAACGCGATCAGCCACCGGGGCAAGGCGTTCCGGGCACTGGTCCCGGTGGTACGTGAGCTGCTGGGCTGA